From a single Nostoc edaphicum CCNP1411 genomic region:
- the sfsA gene encoding DNA/RNA nuclease SfsA gives MIDWLYRYPPLYPGILLKRYKRFFADVQLTSGEIVTAHCPNTGPMTGVSTPQSAVQLSKSDNLNRKLAYTLELIQVHDNEPTWVGINTFLPNRVVKLALAKHLFPELGDYSQIKGEVVYGLDKKSRVDFFLTGSDEQRPIYLEVKNTTLSEGRLALFPDTETTRGQKHLRELMALLPLTRAVMLYFINRSDCTEFSPGDRTDPVYGKLLRDAIALGLEVLPCRFDISPEGIRYLGLAKLKI, from the coding sequence ATGATAGATTGGCTTTACCGTTACCCACCTTTATATCCAGGTATTCTGCTAAAACGCTACAAGCGGTTTTTTGCTGACGTTCAACTTACTTCTGGCGAGATAGTTACAGCACATTGTCCCAATACAGGGCCGATGACTGGAGTCTCGACTCCCCAAAGTGCGGTACAGCTTTCCAAAAGCGATAATCTTAACCGCAAATTGGCTTACACTTTAGAACTAATTCAGGTACATGATAATGAGCCGACTTGGGTAGGCATCAATACTTTTTTGCCCAATCGAGTGGTGAAACTAGCTTTGGCGAAACACCTTTTCCCAGAATTGGGCGACTATAGCCAAATCAAGGGCGAAGTGGTTTATGGGTTAGATAAAAAAAGTCGAGTGGATTTTTTCTTGACGGGGAGTGATGAACAACGCCCGATTTATTTAGAAGTGAAAAATACAACTTTGTCTGAAGGGAGATTAGCCCTATTTCCTGACACCGAGACTACAAGAGGACAAAAGCACTTGCGAGAACTAATGGCGCTACTACCTCTAACTCGTGCAGTGATGCTTTACTTTATCAATCGTAGTGATTGTACTGAGTTCTCCCCTGGCGATCGCACAGATCCTGTCTATGGTAAATTATTACGGGATGCGATCGCTCTCGGCTTAGAAGTCTTACCTTGCCGTTTTGACATTTCCCCCGAAGGTATCCGTTATTTGGGTTTGGCAAAACTAAAAATTTGA
- a CDS encoding ImmA/IrrE family metallo-endopeptidase yields MSLIQSLSPEFRQRCEAIATEQRSLLRVRSFEPLSADILATKLGARLFTPDRVPNLEPEQVAVLLASDEWSAGIIRYNPLWIVYNPRHALTRRESNLMHEIAHVLLNHKPVGFDPVTGLPKRKQNNEDEATYLGGCLQIPKRGLLWATQRKMLLPQIAGHFGASEAMVQFRSNVTNVPVKC; encoded by the coding sequence ATGTCATTAATTCAAAGTCTATCGCCGGAATTTAGACAACGCTGTGAAGCGATCGCAACTGAACAACGAAGCTTACTTCGAGTGCGATCGTTTGAACCGTTATCCGCAGATATTCTAGCAACCAAGTTAGGAGCAAGACTTTTTACACCAGATCGGGTTCCAAATTTGGAGCCAGAGCAAGTAGCAGTATTACTTGCTAGCGATGAGTGGTCAGCAGGGATTATACGCTATAACCCACTATGGATTGTATACAACCCACGTCATGCACTTACACGGCGTGAATCAAATTTGATGCATGAAATAGCTCATGTATTGCTGAATCATAAGCCTGTAGGCTTTGATCCTGTCACTGGACTACCAAAACGTAAACAAAACAACGAAGATGAAGCAACTTATCTAGGGGGATGCCTTCAAATTCCTAAACGTGGTCTACTGTGGGCGACACAACGCAAGATGCTGTTACCTCAAATTGCAGGACATTTTGGTGCTAGTGAGGCTATGGTGCAATTTCGCAGCAATGTGACTAATGTGCCTGTGAAATGCTGA
- the modA gene encoding molybdate ABC transporter substrate-binding protein, producing the protein MNRRRFIAWIATAVTSMMLVIGFQFVNLSPASSVTTLNVYAAVSLTNALNAIKTQYQSANPSVNVVYTFGASGTLLSQIQAGAPADIFISAATDQIDVLQNSSPSKLVSGSRKNIVRNRLVLIAPTTPPVSAGSAALTSFNGLTNANISGVAIGDYTGTPPVVPAGNYTKQVLTSRGIFSTLTPKLYLASNVRNVLTAVENKASVTIGGVNKTIDAGAVYKTDAAISNKVRVVQTALTTESDPIVYPLGILTRTTVLTTAQSFSNYLTGTTAQNIFRNNYGFLAP; encoded by the coding sequence ATGAACAGAAGAAGATTTATTGCTTGGATTGCTACGGCAGTTACCAGCATGATGCTGGTAATAGGCTTCCAGTTTGTCAATTTATCACCAGCAAGCTCTGTAACTACACTTAACGTATATGCAGCTGTCAGCTTAACAAACGCTCTGAATGCCATTAAGACTCAGTACCAAAGTGCTAACCCAAGCGTCAACGTTGTTTATACGTTTGGTGCTTCTGGTACCTTACTGAGCCAAATACAAGCAGGAGCACCAGCAGATATTTTCATTTCTGCTGCAACAGATCAAATAGATGTCTTGCAGAATTCAAGCCCTAGTAAATTGGTTTCAGGTAGCCGTAAGAACATTGTCAGAAACCGTCTAGTTTTGATTGCTCCAACAACACCTCCTGTTAGTGCTGGTAGTGCTGCTCTCACTAGCTTCAATGGTTTGACCAATGCCAATATTAGTGGTGTTGCTATAGGTGACTACACAGGTACTCCTCCAGTGGTGCCAGCAGGAAATTACACTAAACAAGTTCTCACTAGTAGAGGTATTTTCAGTACTCTTACTCCTAAATTATACCTTGCTAGCAATGTGCGTAATGTTTTAACTGCTGTTGAAAATAAAGCTTCTGTAACTATTGGAGGTGTAAATAAAACTATCGACGCAGGTGCTGTTTACAAAACTGATGCCGCCATTTCTAACAAGGTAAGAGTTGTACAAACTGCCCTTACAACAGAGAGTGATCCGATTGTCTATCCACTGGGTATACTCACCAGAACTACAGTTTTAACGACGGCGCAGAGTTTTTCTAACTATTTAACTGGTACTACTGCCCAGAATATCTTCAGAAATAATTATGGGTTTCTTGCGCCTTAA
- a CDS encoding fasciclin domain-containing protein codes for MANIIDTATNNGSFKTLVAAIEAAGLVDTLTGAGPFTVFAPTDAAFNKLPAGTVDALLKDIPKLKKILTYHVVSGKVLAADVAKLKTAKTVEGSDVKIDASNGVKINDAKVATADVAADNGVIHVIDTVLIPA; via the coding sequence ATGGCCAACATAATTGACACTGCCACTAATAATGGTTCTTTCAAGACACTAGTTGCAGCAATCGAAGCGGCTGGTCTGGTAGATACACTGACAGGGGCTGGCCCATTTACCGTCTTTGCACCCACTGATGCAGCTTTTAATAAGCTTCCAGCAGGTACAGTAGACGCGTTACTGAAAGATATTCCTAAACTCAAGAAAATCTTGACCTATCATGTTGTCTCCGGCAAAGTGCTGGCTGCTGATGTGGCTAAACTGAAGACAGCTAAAACAGTTGAAGGTTCAGATGTGAAAATTGATGCTTCTAATGGCGTCAAGATAAACGATGCAAAAGTTGCAACCGCAGATGTTGCTGCTGATAACGGTGTCATCCACGTAATTGACACAGTTTTGATTCCTGCATAA
- a CDS encoding helix-turn-helix domain-containing protein: MGSYLDIERLASLVRKKRGSRGLRETSAEIGNVSPSTLSRVESGKMPDMETFLALCNWLEVPPAELFRTSEDDQLDTPEAIAIQLRADKNLDPAIANALASLVKAAYRDLSQNDGELKQDP, from the coding sequence ATGGGAAGTTATCTAGATATAGAACGGTTAGCAAGCCTAGTCCGCAAAAAACGCGGTAGCAGAGGACTACGGGAAACATCGGCGGAGATTGGTAATGTCAGTCCATCAACTCTTTCAAGAGTGGAGAGTGGCAAAATGCCGGATATGGAAACTTTTCTGGCACTTTGTAACTGGCTAGAAGTACCACCTGCGGAGTTGTTTAGAACCTCAGAGGATGATCAACTGGATACGCCAGAAGCGATCGCTATTCAACTACGCGCTGACAAAAATCTTGATCCAGCGATCGCGAATGCTTTAGCATCTTTAGTTAAAGCAGCGTATCGTGATCTCTCTCAAAATGATGGCGAATTAAAGCAAGATCCCTAA
- a CDS encoding 2OG-Fe dioxygenase family protein produces the protein MQKVWTATELEYAFLFTLRKVNSINLEGFKPFFSNMPVDPYIKGNYRSRRLSRFTVSGNELIKLPHGYFFQSKEHNPLLGDIKREFAELDDALIELDIFRNLVLAFSDSCKLHPEAEIGVHQIRISCSPNNFSNLAPEGIHQDGTDFIGIFSVDRDNIQGGETHLYTAKKEKPVFSKVLNPGELLLINDRDFFHFANPIKPQTDAQGSFDVFVLTSPSLLSE, from the coding sequence ATGCAAAAAGTGTGGACAGCAACGGAATTAGAATATGCTTTTCTTTTTACTCTTAGAAAAGTAAATTCGATAAATCTAGAAGGTTTCAAACCATTTTTTAGTAATATGCCTGTTGATCCTTATATCAAAGGCAACTATCGTTCTAGAAGATTATCTCGATTCACCGTTTCGGGAAATGAGTTAATCAAATTACCTCATGGCTACTTCTTTCAAAGTAAAGAACATAATCCATTGTTGGGCGATATAAAAAGAGAGTTTGCAGAATTAGATGATGCACTCATAGAGCTTGATATTTTTAGAAATCTTGTTTTAGCATTTAGTGATTCTTGTAAACTTCATCCTGAAGCTGAAATCGGAGTTCATCAAATTAGAATTAGTTGTTCACCAAATAATTTTAGTAATCTAGCACCTGAAGGTATCCATCAAGATGGTACTGATTTTATTGGCATATTTTCCGTAGATAGAGATAATATTCAAGGTGGAGAAACACATCTCTATACTGCCAAAAAAGAAAAACCTGTGTTTAGCAAAGTTCTAAATCCGGGTGAACTCTTATTGATCAATGACCGTGATTTTTTCCACTTTGCCAATCCCATAAAACCACAAACTGACGCTCAAGGGAGTTTCGATGTTTTTGTGCTGACTTCTCCCAGTTTGCTTTCAGAATAA
- a CDS encoding RNaseH domain-containing protein translates to MLHEKKCIIRSGQREQEIQWRKVQGDGSGRTGLFLVSQAFPALYTDDYGNEREGYFVYRLDFHVQTQAGRFNQNGKLKPWIFLHLSCQRYAHEPLIENNYGRDISVLMGMNKERLSGYEVDSTLIRLTIENNGREDSNLWKFQLPNLLAAFKARPLETTDSIRCNPFIYGNLDNHSNWNRDEYYLVHTEGYKYEHENHKRGRGHSIKPGFSLQERGDIVAQVLELLDGVLISDNPMQSDIPAPSGQKTPLAMRDYEHISQLPSFTKQQKEKLTEKEIKQRVDNRRQERQTIIADAIERALQGKPIHLFILWRERDTYDVTCQTLRDAFLLNEGENFPEHVKVSSVWINDPNLLKPLDTAGLAPKDGQEFDKQIRKQHQMKLDAWRDFLKHEVIASIDSTTKPYCFAIVEIGQTKKKGVHPKQSIYRVVREACVLEKIGSQMVQTVKPKSSDKEDESTDTSPSYSKKTEGRILNAVLDVTLRQVGALYGLPSEVYERAGIPKEIAQNLDVIALCRRKATQGQDNIHYALAVRLRATGSVDVLFADRNNWIPYAHAGIELGQIFSRARCDRNYKTVQLKGIELAKFAADVLTQVGDCPTIALIEADVWRNERGEENGGQAWFQLKNEYLFANRNILDFQHVPGHACVYPRDHNQLRNLLGIIRFRAGDETTQYITNRQTWNENSPARDLIHLSGFYDTSIPELLHYFSIGRLPKTQKAQDTATTRELYMLDSQNDEYGVNIAFKHQQMLEILPFFVHPDFQKTEKNLKSLCRVPHYLRISPAWSMGNIHSPYPMHLGKQLIKDHLCILGVEV, encoded by the coding sequence TTGCTGCATGAAAAAAAATGTATTATTCGCTCCGGGCAAAGAGAGCAAGAAATCCAGTGGCGCAAGGTACAAGGCGATGGCTCAGGTCGTACTGGACTATTCTTAGTCAGTCAAGCGTTTCCGGCACTGTACACAGATGACTATGGCAACGAAAGGGAAGGTTATTTTGTTTATCGCTTGGATTTTCACGTTCAGACTCAAGCAGGGCGATTTAACCAAAATGGCAAGCTTAAACCGTGGATTTTTTTGCATTTAAGTTGTCAACGATATGCTCATGAGCCATTAATTGAAAATAATTATGGTCGTGATATCTCTGTGCTGATGGGGATGAATAAGGAACGTTTATCTGGTTACGAAGTAGATTCAACTTTGATACGTCTTACCATTGAGAACAATGGAAGAGAAGATAGTAATCTGTGGAAATTTCAATTACCAAATCTGTTAGCTGCATTCAAAGCGCGTCCCCTTGAAACAACCGATAGTATTCGTTGCAATCCTTTTATATACGGCAATTTAGATAATCATTCTAACTGGAATAGAGATGAATATTATTTAGTTCATACTGAAGGATATAAGTATGAACATGAAAATCATAAAAGAGGACGAGGACATAGTATTAAGCCAGGATTTAGTTTACAGGAACGTGGTGATATCGTTGCTCAAGTGTTAGAGCTTCTAGACGGTGTTTTAATATCAGATAATCCAATGCAATCTGATATTCCTGCTCCATCTGGTCAAAAAACACCCTTGGCGATGCGTGATTACGAACATATTTCTCAACTTCCAAGTTTTACAAAACAACAAAAAGAAAAGCTGACTGAAAAAGAAATTAAGCAACGTGTTGATAACCGTCGTCAAGAAAGACAAACGATCATTGCTGACGCTATTGAGCGGGCATTGCAAGGAAAACCCATACATCTTTTTATTCTGTGGCGCGAACGAGATACCTATGATGTAACTTGCCAGACATTGCGTGATGCTTTCCTGCTCAATGAAGGAGAAAATTTTCCAGAGCATGTCAAAGTATCATCTGTGTGGATTAATGATCCAAATCTTTTGAAACCACTCGATACAGCCGGACTTGCACCTAAAGATGGTCAAGAGTTTGATAAACAAATACGCAAGCAGCATCAAATGAAACTTGATGCATGGCGCGACTTTTTGAAGCATGAGGTTATTGCTTCAATTGACTCAACTACTAAGCCATACTGTTTTGCGATCGTTGAAATTGGACAAACAAAAAAGAAAGGAGTTCATCCTAAACAAAGCATCTATAGAGTAGTTCGTGAAGCTTGTGTGTTAGAAAAAATCGGTTCCCAAATGGTGCAAACAGTTAAACCAAAATCATCTGACAAAGAAGATGAAAGCACAGACACATCGCCATCTTATAGCAAGAAGACGGAAGGACGTATTCTAAATGCTGTACTGGATGTAACGCTACGCCAGGTTGGGGCACTCTATGGACTACCCTCAGAAGTCTACGAACGGGCAGGGATACCAAAGGAAATCGCCCAAAACCTCGATGTAATTGCCCTTTGTCGCCGAAAAGCTACTCAAGGACAAGATAATATTCACTATGCCTTGGCTGTTCGTCTGCGGGCAACCGGTTCAGTTGATGTGTTATTTGCCGATCGCAACAATTGGATTCCTTATGCACACGCGGGGATTGAACTGGGACAAATTTTCTCACGGGCGCGGTGCGATCGCAATTACAAAACAGTTCAGTTAAAGGGAATAGAACTTGCAAAATTTGCGGCGGATGTACTAACACAAGTAGGCGATTGTCCTACTATTGCCTTAATCGAAGCAGATGTATGGCGTAACGAGCGTGGTGAAGAAAATGGAGGTCAAGCTTGGTTCCAACTAAAAAATGAATATCTCTTTGCAAACCGGAATATCTTAGACTTCCAACACGTTCCAGGTCATGCTTGTGTATATCCTCGTGACCATAACCAACTTAGGAACCTGCTGGGAATAATTCGTTTTCGCGCTGGCGACGAGACAACTCAATACATCACCAATCGACAAACTTGGAATGAGAATTCTCCAGCACGAGATTTAATTCACTTAAGTGGTTTTTATGATACATCGATACCTGAGTTGCTCCACTACTTCTCTATTGGAAGATTACCGAAAACACAGAAAGCTCAAGATACCGCAACAACACGCGAACTCTATATGCTCGACTCGCAAAATGACGAATATGGTGTAAATATTGCATTCAAGCACCAGCAGATGCTAGAAATATTACCCTTTTTCGTTCATCCAGATTTCCAAAAAACAGAAAAAAACCTAAAATCACTTTGCCGAGTGCCACACTACTTACGAATCTCACCAGCGTGGTCTATGGGTAATATTCATTCACCATATCCAATGCATTTAGGCAAACAACTAATCAAGGATCACTTATGCATTCTTGGTGTAGAAGTTTGA
- a CDS encoding DUF711 family protein, which yields MKIRTITTGISLQSLQEQEKIKQAAEFNRQAQIFLEKQGYEVQTTRIATNTWEEYLQEFSKTEIINQIQTLEQLCQNQNISFFNIGYASKPETIDIIPDINKNTSIIYCSSKIGDKEKGINFENARESAKAIKRISQESENGYGNFRFCVWANCQPHIPFFPTAYHTGNTSFAIGLELGDLVMQAFSQANNITTAEQNLHLILELELNKIAAIAEKISDEFNVAYKGIDTSIAPSLDKQNSISFAYEKLMSGKFGHSGTLAISGMLTRVLKSVSVKICGYSGLMLPVCEDVGLAARANEQTYDITNLLLYSAVCGCGLDTVPIPGDITIEKITALLIDMATLAIKLNKPLSARLFPIPNKKAGEMTTFNSPYLVNCKIFTLD from the coding sequence ATGAAAATTAGAACTATTACAACAGGTATATCACTTCAATCTCTACAAGAACAGGAAAAAATTAAGCAAGCTGCTGAATTTAATCGGCAAGCGCAGATTTTTTTGGAAAAACAAGGATATGAGGTACAAACAACTAGAATTGCCACTAATACCTGGGAAGAATATCTGCAAGAATTCTCCAAAACCGAAATTATCAATCAAATTCAAACTCTAGAACAACTTTGCCAAAATCAGAATATCAGCTTTTTCAATATTGGTTATGCCAGCAAACCCGAAACCATAGATATAATTCCAGATATCAACAAAAATACATCGATTATTTATTGCTCTAGCAAAATTGGTGACAAGGAAAAGGGCATTAATTTTGAGAATGCTAGGGAATCCGCTAAAGCTATTAAACGTATTTCCCAAGAAAGTGAAAATGGCTATGGTAACTTTCGTTTTTGTGTATGGGCAAACTGCCAGCCACATATTCCATTTTTCCCTACTGCATATCATACAGGCAATACATCTTTTGCTATAGGATTAGAGTTAGGCGACTTGGTAATGCAAGCATTCTCACAAGCTAACAATATTACAACAGCAGAGCAAAACCTACACTTAATTTTAGAATTAGAATTAAATAAAATCGCAGCTATTGCTGAAAAAATATCTGATGAATTTAACGTAGCATATAAAGGAATTGATACATCTATAGCTCCATCTTTAGACAAACAAAATAGTATTTCTTTTGCTTATGAAAAATTGATGAGTGGCAAGTTTGGACATTCAGGAACTCTTGCAATTTCTGGGATGCTGACTCGTGTATTGAAAAGCGTATCAGTAAAAATCTGTGGTTACTCTGGACTGATGCTTCCAGTTTGTGAAGATGTTGGACTAGCTGCAAGAGCTAATGAGCAAACCTATGATATTACAAATTTATTATTATATTCAGCAGTTTGTGGCTGTGGACTGGATACAGTCCCGATTCCAGGTGATATAACCATAGAAAAAATTACAGCTTTATTAATTGATATGGCAACTTTAGCCATCAAGTTGAATAAACCACTCTCAGCCAGATTATTTCCGATTCCAAATAAAAAAGCTGGGGAAATGACTACATTCAATTCCCCATATCTCGTAAATTGTAAAATATTTACACTTGACTAA
- a CDS encoding DUF642 domain-containing protein codes for MKFTKKLSIIVCSLATAFLYTAVITNTYKSAAQAEGQELIINGGFEIDPLADSNDPNIVNANVTAWVKSGDPIDISGVTISNFPHTGNQGLSLGAFSGVSYISQNIPTVLGQHYQLTYYFASIEEAPNLKNKFKVFIGGKKVSVKKDTPYQPYTRYTLDFKAKGASTEIKFGSKAKYAFLYLDDVSVKATPEHPGENYGDEVIDDEDD; via the coding sequence GTGAAGTTCACTAAAAAACTCTCAATCATTGTTTGCAGTTTGGCCACTGCCTTCCTTTATACTGCTGTAATTACCAATACTTATAAATCGGCAGCGCAAGCAGAAGGACAAGAACTGATTATTAACGGGGGATTTGAAATCGATCCTCTGGCGGATTCTAATGATCCCAACATTGTAAATGCTAATGTTACAGCATGGGTTAAATCCGGTGATCCGATAGATATATCAGGTGTTACAATTAGCAACTTTCCTCACACTGGCAATCAAGGTTTATCGCTTGGTGCATTTTCAGGCGTTAGCTACATATCACAGAATATCCCTACAGTTCTTGGTCAACACTACCAACTTACTTACTATTTTGCATCCATAGAGGAGGCACCTAACCTTAAGAATAAATTTAAGGTTTTTATAGGTGGAAAGAAGGTTTCTGTGAAAAAGGATACTCCTTACCAACCCTACACGCGATACACCTTAGATTTTAAAGCCAAAGGAGCATCCACAGAGATCAAGTTTGGTTCCAAAGCCAAGTATGCATTTTTATATTTGGATGATGTGAGTGTGAAAGCTACACCTGAACATCCAGGAGAAAACTATGGGGATGAAGTGATAGATGATGAGGATGATTAA
- a CDS encoding MFS transporter yields the protein MLAKLILLAALYTTQFIPTTFFIQTVPVFMRQQNMSLDAIGLLSFLILPSALKFLWSPFIDRYSLPKLGHYRGWIICFQLLLALVTFGCGFIDIQENFNILVFCMFLAFLFSASQDIATDALAVNLLEPRERGLGNAIQAGGNVFGAIIGGGGVLILLDKIGWRYSLIIMSVVILLTLIPVILYKEQVSNKSQKSNFFKSYFQPFINFLSRPKALPWLLVVLLYMGCEMMSATMLRPLFVDRGLSLSDIGLMLGIVSYSVRIVSALIAGVLITHLGRLRSLTLFGFTASMMTLLYIIPAIGISSLPVLYAVSITVNAAQSMAYTALLSSMMDKCEPATAATDYTLQVSVVYLGGIAASVLSGAIASATGYTFMFIISAALSLLSVLLITNLRA from the coding sequence ATGCTTGCTAAATTAATCCTGCTTGCTGCACTTTATACTACTCAATTCATTCCTACAACCTTTTTTATCCAAACCGTACCTGTTTTTATGCGACAACAAAATATGTCGCTGGATGCTATCGGGTTGTTAAGTTTTCTCATTCTTCCTTCAGCATTAAAATTTCTGTGGTCGCCTTTTATTGACCGCTACAGTTTGCCAAAGTTAGGACATTATCGCGGTTGGATTATTTGTTTTCAACTTTTGTTAGCACTTGTAACATTTGGATGTGGATTTATTGATATTCAAGAGAATTTCAATATCTTAGTTTTTTGTATGTTTCTCGCTTTTTTATTCTCCGCCAGCCAGGACATTGCCACTGATGCGTTAGCAGTAAATTTACTCGAACCGCGAGAAAGAGGATTAGGAAACGCTATTCAAGCTGGGGGAAATGTTTTTGGCGCTATTATTGGTGGGGGCGGAGTGCTGATTCTACTAGATAAAATCGGCTGGCGGTATAGCTTGATAATTATGTCAGTTGTAATTTTACTGACTTTAATTCCAGTAATATTGTATAAAGAACAAGTTAGTAATAAATCTCAGAAATCAAACTTTTTTAAATCTTATTTTCAACCTTTTATCAACTTTCTCTCGCGTCCCAAAGCATTACCGTGGCTTTTGGTAGTATTACTATATATGGGATGTGAAATGATGTCAGCTACAATGCTCCGTCCACTTTTTGTTGATAGAGGTTTGTCGCTCTCAGATATTGGCTTAATGTTGGGTATTGTCAGTTACAGTGTTCGTATTGTTAGTGCTTTGATTGCAGGAGTTTTGATTACCCACTTGGGAAGATTACGTTCTCTAACTCTATTTGGTTTTACTGCCAGTATGATGACGCTTTTATATATCATACCTGCAATTGGTATCAGTAGTTTACCTGTGCTGTATGCTGTTAGTATCACAGTCAATGCAGCCCAAAGTATGGCATATACTGCATTGCTAAGTTCCATGATGGATAAATGCGAACCAGCAACAGCCGCTACTGATTATACACTTCAAGTATCAGTAGTATACCTTGGCGGAATTGCTGCTTCAGTTCTGAGTGGTGCGATCGCCAGTGCTACGGGATATACGTTTATGTTTATCATTAGTGCAGCCTTGAGTTTATTGAGCGTATTACTAATAACCAACTTGCGGGCATAG
- a CDS encoding homospermidine biosynthesis protein has translation MSKQLGQKIAPTPISNDINVVDLIDQYFTAYNSARLREICQLLSRDVLTEGVTVGVSLSGAMTPAGFGVSALAPLIRNGFIDWMISTGANLYHDMHYGLGFELFAGNPFLDDVKLRQEGTIRIYDIIFGYDVLLETDAFIRKILQGEAFQKRMGTAEFHHLLGKYVREVEKQLGVQHSCLLATAYEYGVPIYTSSPGDSSIGMNVAALALEGSQLVIDPSIDVNETAAIAYNARESGGKSAAVILGGGSPKNFLLQTQPQLHEVLGLEERGHDYFVQFTDARPDTGGLSGATPSEAVSWGKIDPEELPNTIVCYTDSTIALPLVTAYVLNKCQPRPLKRLYDRREAILAKLQKDYLAAKTQPSDQVPAAVAESASQQTATYPCGRLIPNSH, from the coding sequence ATGTCTAAACAGCTGGGTCAAAAAATCGCACCTACACCTATATCAAATGATATCAATGTGGTGGATTTGATTGATCAATACTTCACCGCTTACAACTCAGCGCGGTTGCGGGAAATCTGCCAGCTACTGAGTCGCGATGTGCTAACGGAAGGCGTCACGGTGGGAGTTAGCCTTTCCGGTGCGATGACGCCAGCAGGATTCGGGGTTTCAGCGCTTGCGCCCTTAATTCGCAACGGCTTTATTGATTGGATGATTAGCACTGGTGCAAATCTTTATCACGATATGCATTACGGATTGGGTTTTGAACTCTTTGCTGGTAATCCGTTTTTGGATGATGTGAAACTTCGCCAAGAAGGCACGATCCGCATTTATGACATTATCTTTGGTTACGATGTGTTGCTAGAAACTGATGCGTTCATCCGCAAAATTCTCCAAGGAGAAGCCTTTCAAAAGCGGATGGGAACGGCTGAGTTTCACCATTTGCTAGGTAAATATGTCCGAGAAGTAGAAAAGCAATTGGGTGTGCAACATTCTTGCTTGTTAGCTACAGCTTATGAGTATGGCGTACCTATATATACGTCTTCTCCAGGAGATAGCTCAATTGGGATGAACGTGGCAGCTTTAGCATTAGAAGGTTCGCAGTTGGTGATCGATCCATCAATTGACGTGAATGAGACAGCAGCGATCGCATATAATGCCCGTGAATCAGGAGGTAAAAGTGCGGCTGTAATTCTCGGTGGCGGTAGTCCTAAGAACTTTTTGCTACAAACTCAACCGCAACTTCACGAGGTCTTGGGATTAGAAGAACGAGGACACGATTACTTTGTGCAATTTACCGATGCGCGTCCAGATACAGGCGGTTTATCTGGAGCAACCCCATCGGAAGCCGTTAGTTGGGGTAAGATTGACCCAGAAGAGTTACCTAACACAATCGTTTGTTATACCGATAGTACGATCGCTCTACCACTGGTGACAGCGTATGTGTTAAATAAATGCCAGCCTCGTCCACTGAAGCGTCTGTACGACAGGCGAGAAGCCATTTTAGCGAAACTGCAAAAAGACTATCTAGCAGCCAAAACCCAACCATCGGATCAAGTTCCAGCAGCAGTTGCTGAAAGTGCTTCACAGCAAACAGCGACTTATCCCTGTGGCCGACTGATTCCGAATTCTCATTAG